The Corynebacterium halotolerans YIM 70093 = DSM 44683 region GCCAACGTCACCTCGTTGGCCGGCATGGTCCTGATCCTCGTCTTCCTCGTCGAGGGCATCTGGCTGGGCCGTTCCGTCAACAAGTCCGTGCGCGCGAAGTTCCCGGGCACCACGGAAACCGGTTTCGCCCTGGGCTTCTACGCCTACTCCCGCGCCACCCAGCCGCGTAAGTGGCGTACCCCGAAGCCGCGGGTGAAGATCGGCGACCAGGTGTAGCCGACGGATAACCGACTCCCCGGACTCGCTAGATTCGGGGGGTACGTGAGTATCCCCTCCCCCGCCCACCGACCAGGAGAATCCATGGAAACGACCCCGCCGCTGTTCGCCCCCATCACCGTCCCCGACGAGCAGGCGGGCCAGGCGGTGCGGGAGACACTCGCCGGGGCCGCCACCCCGGGGGCGTCGCTGGGCCGGCTCGGGGAGGTCGCCGCGTGGGTCGCCGCCTGCCAGGGTGCGACCCCGCCGGCCCCGTTGCGACGCCCGCGGGTGGTCGTTTTCGCCGGTGACCACGGCGTCGCGAAGCGCGGCATCTCCGCGCTGGACCCGTCCTCCTCCGTCCACCAGGCCGCCGACATCGCCGCCGGGGGTGGTGCGGTCAACGTCTTCGCCCGCGCGGCGGGGGCCTCCGTCCGGTTGGTCGACGTCTCCCTGGACCACGACGTCGCAGGCGAGGAGCGGGTCTCCCGTTCCTGCGGTGCCATCGACGTCGAGGACGCCATGACCCGCGGGGAGCTGGACCGTGCCCTGGCGATCGGGAAGGCCGTGGCCGACCAGGAGATCGACGCCGGGGCGGATCTGCTCGTCCCGGGCGATCTGGGGGTGGGCAACACCACCGTCGCCGCCGCCGTCATCGGGTCCTTCACCCGCACCGAGCCGGTCGCGGTCATCGGCCCCGGTTCCGGCATCACCGACGAGGTCT contains the following coding sequences:
- a CDS encoding nicotinate-nucleotide--dimethylbenzimidazole phosphoribosyltransferase, coding for METTPPLFAPITVPDEQAGQAVRETLAGAATPGASLGRLGEVAAWVAACQGATPPAPLRRPRVVVFAGDHGVAKRGISALDPSSSVHQAADIAAGGGAVNVFARAAGASVRLVDVSLDHDVAGEERVSRSCGAIDVEDAMTRGELDRALAIGKAVADQEIDAGADLLVPGDLGVGNTTVAAAVIGSFTRTEPVAVIGPGSGITDEVWKVKVSALRDAMFRARSMTGRPLEVLQTISSPDFAALVAFIAQAAVRRTPVLLDGAPVTAAAYVAEKLAPGARAWFAAGQLTPEPAHLIALQALELTPLLALDMRVGQGTGALAALPLLSVAVELVADEFAARAEERAQSGSHRYEG